One Gemmatimonadota bacterium genomic window, CTCTCCCAAGAAGAGGTTGATCAATGCAATGAAGTTGCAGACCGCATTGCGCGCGACCAGTTTGAAATCTATCGAGACGACGGGCTAAAACTCGCCCGGAATATCACGCTGTGGGATCCCTGCGTTCAGAGTCTCATAGATCATCCCAAAATTGTTCCTTATTTGATCGAACTTTTGGGATCGAGTATCCACTTTGATCAGGATTATTGCATTTTTTTGGACAAAGGCGGTTCCAAAGGTCCGCTGCACGCCGGTACGATGAAATCGAAAACGGAATTACTCCCATTTTTTTACACGTATCGCGACGGCATCATGCGCAATGGTTTGACAACATTGGTCTATGCGCTCACGCCCGTGCGAAAGGGCGATGGCGGTTTTTGCTGTATTCCTGGCTCGCACAAGTCCAACTTCCAACTCGATATCCCCGAGGATGTTATGTATTTTAGGCGGCCCGCCCATTATGTCGTACAACCCGAATTGGAGCCGGGTGACCTGATCATTTTTACGGAGGCGACAGTGCACGGCACTATGCCCTGGACAGCCAATCACAAACGCAGATCATTTCTCTTTAAATACAACCCCGGGAATACGATTTCATGGGCGAATTATTACAATATAGATGACTACGATCACTTGACCGAGAACCAAAAACGCATGATGATGCCGCCGGGGAGCCATGGTCCACAGAAGCCTCCAAGGCTTGAAGTCATTGCGCCATGATACACAAAGGAGACGGCGATGAAAGCAGCTATTTATTGCGGGCCGCATGATATCCAGGTGGCAGATGTGCCAGAGCCGGAAATCAATGCAAATGAGATTCTGGTGAGGGTGAAGGCGTGTGGGATCTGTGGATCAGATCTGCACGCTTATCGCATCGGGCTGTTTGAAGATTCTTTAGGACGTCCGATAGAGAAGGGCCTCATCATGGGGCACGAGTTTAGCGGTGAGGTTGTGGAAACGGGGCGAGATGTGCAGCGGTTTCAGGTGGGTGACCACATTTCTGGTGGGGGATTGGGCGGGTTTGCCGAATATCTTCCCCTGGAAGTCAATCCCGATCGTCCCTACAGGTTGCCCAAATCGATTAGCTTTGAAGAAGGCGCGATGATGGAGCCTCTCGCCACGTCGATACACGCAGTGGGCCTGGCAAAACCCATTGAGGGAGAAACCGTTGTTATTCTGGGCGTTGGGATTATTGGTCTGGGATGTATCCAAGTCATTCGGGCAACGGCGGGCGGGCGCATTATTGCTGTTGATACGTCACCGAAACGGCTGGCTATGGCACGCCAGTTGGGTGCGGATGAGATCGTGAATTTGACAGAGGTAGATCCCGTGGATGCTGTTATTGAACTCACGGGTGGTGAGAGACCTGTGGAAAGATTCGGTGCGCGGGGAGGAAATGCCGATGTGGTTATCGATTCTGCTGGTGCGAAAGCTTCGCCGAATCAGGGGTTGACGATGCTAAAACAACAAAATGGTCGCCTCGTTCCCGTCGCATTATTTGAAGATCAACCCGAACTCGATTTCAATCAGGTGGTGCGCAAGCAAGTGACGCTTCAAGGGTCATGGTCCTGGACCCCCGATGACTACAGGTGGGGGATTGAACTCGTCAGGACCGGGAAAATTGATCGGAGACCACTCGTTTCCCACGCTTTTCCTCTTGATCAAGCACCCGAAGCGTTTGCGACACAGGCCAAGCCAGGTGCTGCGATCAAAACCTTGATAAAACCGTGATTAAATGAGTTCAATATTGCGCAAGATCCAGGACAGCAGAGTAAATGTGACGAAGACGGGGCGCTTTTGTGAATCGAATACATAGTGGATGGGCAATGTGCCCTGTCCCGTGTGGCGATAAGAGAAGAGGGATTGGCCGTTGGATTCGATTTGTTCGGGACCGTGAAGTAGTTGATTTGTTTTACAGTACGTAAGTTCGTCGATGGTTGTAAATGTTTCGTCCATGGGGGTAGCGCAATTGGCGAGCGCAAAGGAGAGGATCCATTGACACGATATGGGGGTATCTGCCGAGAGGTGTTTTTTGCCTGCTGTGCCGTTCATTTCTATGGTCGTTTCTCGAACAGCGCCATTGATGAGCAGGCGTTTATCCGGTGTTTCTGCCTGGTACCAGGCGAGTTCCCAGTCCTGGATTGATTCACCAATGCGCTCATCCTGCGCTGTTGTGACGGTTGCTTCGTAAATTTCTCGCCCGCCGCCATTGCGTTTTTCAACGATCTGGTATTCTGCGCCGTTCTCTGTATTGTAACGCGAGATTTCCACTGTTCCTATTGGTCTGTCATCGGTCAATCTGTCGGGATGTGTGTTTGTCCACTGCAGGATTTCGTAGGTCAATTTGCAATTGGAGTCCAATTGAACGGTTTGTTCTGGGACATTGTAGTTTTGCAATTGTCCGGCGATTGCGTTGAGTTCGGCTGGTATGGTGTTCATGATCCCACCTCCTCTGTCCATCCATTTCCCTGTTTGAGATTTTCCATTCTCTCTTCTCTTATTCGATCTCTTTCGCCCGTTTTGTCAGGTCCGCTGTAGGGTGTGACGGTGTTTGCGTATTCGGCGAGGTGTGTGGCGTGCCTGTGTTTGACGTCGTCAAAGCCGGGTTCTGATACGAGATTGTGTTTTTCCAGGGGATCGTTTGACAAATCGTAAAGCGTGTTTTGTCCCGAGTCGTAGAGGATGGATTTGTACTGATCGTCGCGAATGGCGATTGCACTCGCATTTTCTCCTATGACGCTTTCTCGCCATGCAATGTCGTTGTTTCCTTCGAAGAGTGAGCGCAGGCTATTTCCATACGCGGTGTCAGGTAGGGGAGGTGCGCCGGCGTAATCGCAGATTGTAGCGGGGATATCCACGCCCGATATGAAGTGCGAATCGTTTTGTCCGTTGGGGATACTGCCGCGTTGAGAAATAACGAGTGGGACTGCCCAGGCTTCTTCTTCAAAAAAGCCTTTCAATACTCTTTGATGATGCCCAGAGCCTTCGCCGTGGTCGGTAGTAAAGATGATGAGGGTGTTTTCTATGAGGCCATTGCTTTCCAATGTGTCGTAGATCAATCCTATCTGGGCGTCAACGGTTTCTACCATTCGGTAACACTGATAGATGTAATATTGCCAGTCTGTTTCTGACCAGTGGCCGACCCGGTGCTTCTGGTTTGGCGGCATGAGACTGATTTCGAAGTTGCCGGGCAAGTCGGGCAGATCGGGTAACTGAGGCTCCAGGCCGTATTTTCCCACGGGTCCGTTGACGCCGCAGACATAACAGCAGTCGTGTGGGTTCAGGAGACCGACGGATAGGAAGATGGGGCGGTTGTCATTTGCGTGTTCGGCGATATATTGTGCTGCTGCTCTGGCAGAGCCAGAGTCTTGCAGTTCTCCGTAGGGATGTCTGCCGTAGATCACGTCAAAGCTGTTGGCCACATCTCGTCCCGTGACATGCCATTTGCCGGAATACACGCAGTTGTAATCGGTGTGTTTGGTCAACCACTGGCCGAGGTCGGGCAGGTTGGGATCGATGGGGAACGGATTGCTGATAACGCCGTGTTCAACAGACATGCGTCCGGTGTACCAACTCGCGCGTGCAGGACAGCAGACGGGGTTGGCGCTGTAGGATCGCCTGAAAGATATGCCTTCTGAGATCAGGCGGTCCATGTTGGGTGTTGACACGTCTCGATTTCCATAGGCGGATATCGCGAGGTGATGTTGTTGATCCGTGTGGATGAATACAATATTGGGTTGGCTCATTTTTTTCTCCAATTTTTTTATTCTACAGAGCGGCGAAGGGCAAGGCCGTCACACCGGGACCGAGCGGAAGATGTACGTCGCCGGGATGCACGACGTATCCCGGCATCGCTGCGCTCTCCATGTCTTTTTGGAATATCTTGATGGCCGCGGCCATGGCAGGGCGCGGCGTAGCGGATAGCTTCACCTCGATAGGTGCGAGCTTTCCACCGGTCTCGACTATGAAATCTACTTCGGTTCCCGCCATCGTTCTCCAAAAGTAGATCTGTGGATCGATCCCCCGATGCGTCAATGTCCTGACGATTTCGGAAAGCACTGCTGTTTCCAGGATAGCACCTCCCATGGGACCTGAGGCGGCATGCTCGGGGTCTTTGAGGCCCGCGAGGTAGCAGAGCGTGCCGACATCTGTAAAATACACTTTTGGGGTCTTGACGAGCCGTTTCCCAACGTTCACAAAATAAGGGCGTAGCACGATTATCTGGTAGGTGGCTTCGAGCACGGAGAGCCAGGCTTTGATTGTGTTGACCGCCACGCCGAGATCTCGGGCGACATCGGTTAGATTCAGGAGTTGGGCACTTCTACTGGCCAGGATTCGGAGAAAATTTTGATACTGGGTCAGGTCTCCAACCTGTCGCAGCGTGCGCACGTCCCGTTCGAGATAGGTCTGGATATAGCTGGCCTGCCAAAGGGATGCATCGCGGTTGGGTTGTGTGGCGAGTTCCGGATACCCGCCTCGGAGAAAGCTTTGCCATAGTTTGCCAAAGGCGTTTGACGATTTCAAAGACGACGGTTGCTCGCGCTCCCACGGAAGGGCAAGCTGTGGGCGACCCTCCATTTCCCGTCTGGAAAGCGGCAACAAGCGAAGCATTGCCGCGCGACCTGCCAAAGATTCGGTCACCTTCTCCGCGAGCAACAAATTCTGTGAACCTGTCAATAGATATTGGCCACTTTCGCTTCGATTCGCATCTATCCTCTCTTTGATATAGGGTAGCAACTCAGGAGCGTACTGCACCTCATCGAAGATAACAGGAGGCGGATACATTTCCAGGAAACTGCGCGGGTCTTGTAGGGCGGACGCCTGAATGTCCAGAGGCTCCAGAGATATATATCTGCAACGCCTGCCAAAGAGATGTTGGAGGAGCGTTGTCTTTCCAGACTGGCGCGGTCCGGTTAATACGACAGCGGGAAATTCGGAAGCAGCCCTCGTGAGGATGGGTTCCAACGAACGTTTGATATAATTTTGCATATCGCGGCTTCAAGTTGCGGTCAGTGTCTGCGTATCGGATTGCGTTTGTGATGGTCCTCTGTGTCGATAATATGCATTTCAAATGCATATTGTCAACTCAAAACGAGACATCTTGTGATTATTTTTTGTCTGACAGATCAATTCCAGTTGTGTATTTTGTGCTGACTACCCATAACATGAGAAAATTGAGATGAGTTATCGAGAACCTCTTGTAACTGTTATCACCGCGACAAATCCCGGCTTGCTCGCGGTGATCAAATCCGTGCTTGACGATGCCGAGATCCCCTGTATAACCCGGGGCGAGGGATTTCAAACTCTGTACGCGGCAGGACATGTTGACGTGCTGGTATTTGAAAGCGACGCCGAGCAGGCAAGGGCACTATTAAAAGACCTTTGACGTATTTTTCTATAGAAGGCGATGAGGTTAATTTGGTTCAAGTTGAGGAGATCAATAGAGGTTGCTATTGTTCAGGTAATTTATGGCAGTACGTTTGTTAGGAGTGGATCTGCTTTACGCCAGGGTTTGAGGGCAAATCGGCAGCCCAGGCCTTGCTCAATCTCACGCCATTTCCCCTCTTCTCCTGGCGTGATAAACGTTACTGCCTTTCCCGAGCGGCCCATGCGGCCAGTCCGTCCGACCCGGTGAGTGAAAAGTTTCTCTGATTCAGGCAAGTCATAGTTGATGACCTGACCGATGCCCTCAACGTCCAGGCCTCGCGCAGCCACGTTTGTTGCCACCAAAATCGGTGCGGTACCGGAACGGAAGGCCATCATCACACGCTCGCGTGCGCTTTGGCTGAGGTCGCCCTGGAGCACTCCTACGGGGTAGCCCAACGTGTCGAGCCGTCTCGCCAGTCTCTTGACGCCGTGTCTGGTCCTGCCAAAGACGATTACCGGATCGCCGTTCCGCTGGTCCAACTGCGTTTGGAGTGCCTTTATCTTATCTTTTTGCCGGATGGTATAGACCAGGTGCTCCACAGTGGGCAGTGCTTTAAGGTCGCCGTCTATTTTCACCGTTACAGGGTTGCGCAGATATTTCTTCGCTGTGTTCGCCACCCACTCGGGCATGGTTGCAGAGAGGAGAGCGGTCTGCCGCCTGGAGGGCGTCTGGCTAAGGATCGCTTCAACATCTTGGGCAAAACCTTTATCCAGCATTTCATCTGCCTCATCAAGGACCAGGAATTGCACTGATCGCAGGTCTAGCGTGCCCTGTCTTAGATGGTCTAACGTACGGCCCGGGGTCCCAATGATGATCTGGGGCCCGCTCTTCAGGGCTTTGTACTCTGGCCTCAATGACCGGCCGCCGTACAGTAATGTTACGCGCAACCGCTGCGATGAAGCCAGGGCCTCTGTGACTTTAGCTACCTGAATGGCCAACTCCCGCGTAGGCACCAGCACAACTGCCTGGACCCGCCGCACCGATGGGTTCAAGCTCTCTGCCATGGGTACTGCAAACACCAGCGTCTTTCCAGATCCCGTGCGCGCCTGTCCGATCAAGTCTCGCCTTGCCAGGAGATGGGGGATTGATTTCGCCTGAATGGGCGTAGGCTCTGATATGTTCATCCTGGAAATTGCCTCCTTGGTCGCGACTTTCAACGCCATTTTGGGAAACACGGCGGTGATATTAGCAATGGGTTTAGTCGCAGTAAGTGACCTGCTTACGGGGCCTTTGGTCGGGGAAGAACGGCCGTTGCGACGGCTTTTGAAGCAAGAGCGACAGTACACTGGCCTGCCTGGTCTTAGTCGGAAAGGGACGGTTGTCAATGTATTGCAATCGGCGCACGCGGTGCGCTTTGCACGGCGAGATGGGCGCGGGTTAGTCGAGCGAGATTTACGAGGCATGCGGGAATAGACTCCTTAGTCTAAAGAGATGACTCAGCGTGGGGTAAAAATACGAGCAGGGAAGACCGATGAGCTACTGCTGCGAGAAACCCGGTGCGCTAATTATAAAAAAGTGGGTACAAGCAACAAGCCCCCGATAGGGTCGCACATCGGGAGCTTGCGTTAAATGCGGTGCCGTATAAGAGTTAGCAGTTGGAAGTTTAGCGCCAGCGGTAGGGATCAAATAGATGCCCTTAACAGCTATTTGTTTACTATCTGAGCAACGCTAAAATATCATAATAGCCTTTAAATATGCGGGGAGTGAATATATCTGTCAAGTGTAATTTTTGACATCATTTTGTTCTGAGCCTCGTACGAGTTGAGGCTTGGAAATTTTGAGCCGAATTGCTAATATAGAGATTAAAAAATTAAATTGCCCCACCATTGCGCTTCGCGCACTTCTCAGGAGAGCAAATATCTCAATAAAATTAAGGATCTGATATGCAGAATATTTTGAAGTTGATGGGTTATATGCGGCCCTATTGGAAGCAGGCGACTATCGCTCCGCTGCTGAAATTGATCGAGGTGATGCTGGAGTTGATGCACCCCCGGTTGGTGCAGCGGATTGTAGATGAGGGGATTGCCAGGGGAGATCTGGATCTGGTGATTGAGACCGGGTTGTGGATGCTCGGTCTGGCCATTGGGGGCGTTTTGTTTGGAATCGGTAATGCCTGGTTTGGCGTGTGGGTGGCGCAGCGGGTGGAGACCGATGTGCGGAGTGCGCTTTTTGGCAAAATTCAGTCGCTTTCGTTTGGCAATCTGGATAAGCTGTCAACGGGGCATCTGATTACGCGACTGACCAACGATGTGCGGCAGGTGGGAGAGGTGGCGCGTTTGATATTGCGCATTTTGTCGCGTATGCCGATGGCAATGGTGGGCGGTCTGGTGATGGCGATTGTGACCAGTCCCCGCCTGGGGTTGATGTTTATTGGGCTGGCTCCCGTGATTCTGGGGACTTTGATTCTGGTGTTTCGAAAAGCCAATGCGATGTTTGGCGAAGTGCAGAATCGCCTGGATCGGGTGAATCAGGTGACGCAGGAAAATCTGGCAGGTGTGCGCGTGGTGAAGGCTTTTTTGAGGGCTGACCACGAGACCGAACG contains:
- a CDS encoding phytanoyl-CoA dioxygenase family protein codes for the protein MTPEEKFMFDLEGYLVVRNVLSQEEVDQCNEVADRIARDQFEIYRDDGLKLARNITLWDPCVQSLIDHPKIVPYLIELLGSSIHFDQDYCIFLDKGGSKGPLHAGTMKSKTELLPFFYTYRDGIMRNGLTTLVYALTPVRKGDGGFCCIPGSHKSNFQLDIPEDVMYFRRPAHYVVQPELEPGDLIIFTEATVHGTMPWTANHKRRSFLFKYNPGNTISWANYYNIDDYDHLTENQKRMMMPPGSHGPQKPPRLEVIAP
- a CDS encoding zinc-binding dehydrogenase, which gives rise to MKAAIYCGPHDIQVADVPEPEINANEILVRVKACGICGSDLHAYRIGLFEDSLGRPIEKGLIMGHEFSGEVVETGRDVQRFQVGDHISGGGLGGFAEYLPLEVNPDRPYRLPKSISFEEGAMMEPLATSIHAVGLAKPIEGETVVILGVGIIGLGCIQVIRATAGGRIIAVDTSPKRLAMARQLGADEIVNLTEVDPVDAVIELTGGERPVERFGARGGNADVVIDSAGAKASPNQGLTMLKQQNGRLVPVALFEDQPELDFNQVVRKQVTLQGSWSWTPDDYRWGIELVRTGKIDRRPLVSHAFPLDQAPEAFATQAKPGAAIKTLIKP
- a CDS encoding sulfatase-like hydrolase/transferase, giving the protein MSQPNIVFIHTDQQHHLAISAYGNRDVSTPNMDRLISEGISFRRSYSANPVCCPARASWYTGRMSVEHGVISNPFPIDPNLPDLGQWLTKHTDYNCVYSGKWHVTGRDVANSFDVIYGRHPYGELQDSGSARAAAQYIAEHANDNRPIFLSVGLLNPHDCCYVCGVNGPVGKYGLEPQLPDLPDLPGNFEISLMPPNQKHRVGHWSETDWQYYIYQCYRMVETVDAQIGLIYDTLESNGLIENTLIIFTTDHGEGSGHHQRVLKGFFEEEAWAVPLVISQRGSIPNGQNDSHFISGVDIPATICDYAGAPPLPDTAYGNSLRSLFEGNNDIAWRESVIGENASAIAIRDDQYKSILYDSGQNTLYDLSNDPLEKHNLVSEPGFDDVKHRHATHLAEYANTVTPYSGPDKTGERDRIREERMENLKQGNGWTEEVGS
- a CDS encoding ATP-binding protein, giving the protein MQNYIKRSLEPILTRAASEFPAVVLTGPRQSGKTTLLQHLFGRRCRYISLEPLDIQASALQDPRSFLEMYPPPVIFDEVQYAPELLPYIKERIDANRSESGQYLLTGSQNLLLAEKVTESLAGRAAMLRLLPLSRREMEGRPQLALPWEREQPSSLKSSNAFGKLWQSFLRGGYPELATQPNRDASLWQASYIQTYLERDVRTLRQVGDLTQYQNFLRILASRSAQLLNLTDVARDLGVAVNTIKAWLSVLEATYQIIVLRPYFVNVGKRLVKTPKVYFTDVGTLCYLAGLKDPEHAASGPMGGAILETAVLSEIVRTLTHRGIDPQIYFWRTMAGTEVDFIVETGGKLAPIEVKLSATPRPAMAAAIKIFQKDMESAAMPGYVVHPGDVHLPLGPGVTALPFAAL
- a CDS encoding DUF2007 domain-containing protein, whose translation is MSYREPLVTVITATNPGLLAVIKSVLDDAEIPCITRGEGFQTLYAAGHVDVLVFESDAEQARALLKDL
- a CDS encoding DEAD/DEAH box helicase, encoding MPRKSRSTNPRPSRRAKRTACADCNTLTTVPFRLRPGRPVYCRSCFKSRRNGRSSPTKGPVSRSLTATKPIANITAVFPKMALKVATKEAISRMNISEPTPIQAKSIPHLLARRDLIGQARTGSGKTLVFAVPMAESLNPSVRRVQAVVLVPTRELAIQVAKVTEALASSQRLRVTLLYGGRSLRPEYKALKSGPQIIIGTPGRTLDHLRQGTLDLRSVQFLVLDEADEMLDKGFAQDVEAILSQTPSRRQTALLSATMPEWVANTAKKYLRNPVTVKIDGDLKALPTVEHLVYTIRQKDKIKALQTQLDQRNGDPVIVFGRTRHGVKRLARRLDTLGYPVGVLQGDLSQSARERVMMAFRSGTAPILVATNVAARGLDVEGIGQVINYDLPESEKLFTHRVGRTGRMGRSGKAVTFITPGEEGKWREIEQGLGCRFALKPWRKADPLLTNVLP